The proteins below are encoded in one region of Pontibacter deserti:
- a CDS encoding NADH-quinone oxidoreductase subunit C has product MELTNENVLGKIIEQFGEENITDAVNPDGIMTFQTNRQTIHELIKYLRDDEKLQISFLTTMCGIHYPEQKDRELCMMYQLHSLRHNYRLRIKVYFPISDPVMPTLTDLYATANWMEREAYDFYGIVFAGHPNLIRILNVEDMEYHPMLRQYPLEDQTREDKVNTFFGR; this is encoded by the coding sequence ATGGAGCTTACGAACGAAAACGTACTCGGTAAGATCATCGAACAGTTTGGGGAAGAGAACATCACGGATGCAGTAAATCCGGATGGCATCATGACGTTCCAGACGAACCGCCAGACCATTCATGAGCTGATAAAATACCTGCGCGACGATGAGAAGTTGCAGATCAGTTTCCTGACCACGATGTGCGGTATTCATTACCCGGAGCAAAAAGACAGAGAGCTTTGCATGATGTACCAGCTGCATAGCCTGCGTCATAATTACCGTCTTCGCATTAAGGTATACTTCCCGATCTCGGACCCGGTAATGCCTACCCTGACGGACCTTTACGCTACTGCCAACTGGATGGAGCGCGAAGCTTACGACTTCTACGGCATTGTATTCGCTGGTCACCCGAACCTTATCCGCATCCTGAATGTGGAAGACATGGAGTACCACCCGATGCTGAGACAATATCCGCTGGAAGATCAGACAAGAGAAGATAAAGTAAACACGTTTTTCGGACGTTAA
- a CDS encoding NADH-quinone oxidoreductase subunit NuoE family protein produces MAETINEVKFSDAGMAEIQRYISHYPEGRQKSAILPIMHVAQAEFGCWLSPQVMDKIAEILNIQPIEVYEVATFYTMFNLKPVGKHVLEVCRTGPCCLRGADQMIDMIKEKLNIEEGETTADGMFTLKPVECLASCGTGPMLQVRETYYENLDSEEKLDQFLETLRNTEVETPYHQK; encoded by the coding sequence ATGGCAGAGACTATAAACGAAGTAAAGTTTTCTGATGCAGGCATGGCCGAGATCCAGCGCTACATCAGCCATTACCCAGAAGGACGTCAGAAATCCGCTATTCTACCTATCATGCACGTGGCACAGGCAGAATTTGGCTGCTGGCTGAGCCCACAGGTAATGGATAAAATTGCCGAAATCCTGAACATTCAGCCGATCGAAGTATACGAGGTGGCTACGTTCTACACTATGTTCAACCTGAAGCCGGTTGGCAAGCACGTGCTGGAAGTATGCCGTACAGGCCCTTGCTGCCTGCGTGGCGCTGACCAGATGATCGACATGATCAAGGAGAAGCTGAACATTGAAGAAGGTGAAACAACTGCCGACGGTATGTTTACCCTGAAGCCGGTAGAATGCCTTGCTTCATGTGGCACAGGCCCGATGCTGCAGGTGCGCGAAACGTATTACGAAAACCTGGACTCAGAAGAAAAGCTGGACCAGTTCCTGGAGACACTGCGCAACACCGAGGTAGAAACACCTTATCATCAGAAGTAA
- the nuoF gene encoding NADH-quinone oxidoreductase subunit NuoF: protein MGIKILTEHINVPGIETLEVYRKHGGYRSVEKALKTMTPDEVVEEVKTSGLRGRGGAGFPTGMKWSFLAKPEGIPRYLVCNADESEPGTFKDRVFMQKNPHALIEGMITSSYALGANTSYIYIRGELMFVLRILEKAIAEAYAAGLLGKNILGSGYDLDLHVAPGGGAYICGEETALLESLEGKRGNPRNKPPFPAVKGLFASPTVVNNVESIASVPWIVNNGGAEYAKIGIGRSTGTKLISASGNINNPGVYEIELGVPVEEFIYSDEYCGGIWKGKQLKAVVPGGSSVPILPANLILKTAAGEDRLMSYESLSDGGFISGSMLGSGAFIVFDEDQCIVRNTWNYARFYHHESCGQCSPCREGTGWMEKVLHRIEYGHGHQQDIDLLVSVAKQIEGNTICPLGDAAAWPVASAIRHFREEFEWHIRHPKEATLPGAVYRGQLAEITA from the coding sequence ATGGGAATTAAAATATTAACCGAACATATAAACGTACCAGGCATCGAGACCCTGGAAGTATATCGTAAGCATGGCGGCTACCGCTCGGTAGAAAAAGCCCTGAAAACGATGACTCCGGACGAGGTGGTGGAAGAAGTGAAAACATCAGGCCTGCGTGGTCGTGGTGGTGCCGGCTTCCCTACTGGTATGAAGTGGAGCTTCCTGGCTAAACCAGAAGGTATTCCGCGTTACCTAGTTTGCAACGCCGATGAGTCTGAGCCCGGAACTTTCAAGGACCGTGTGTTCATGCAGAAAAATCCGCATGCATTGATTGAAGGTATGATCACGTCGAGCTACGCGCTGGGTGCGAACACATCTTATATCTATATCCGTGGCGAGTTGATGTTTGTGCTGCGCATACTGGAGAAAGCTATTGCAGAAGCATATGCAGCCGGTTTGCTGGGCAAAAACATACTTGGCTCTGGCTACGACCTGGACCTGCACGTAGCTCCGGGTGGTGGCGCTTATATCTGCGGTGAAGAAACTGCATTGCTGGAATCATTGGAAGGTAAGCGTGGTAACCCACGTAACAAGCCACCATTCCCGGCTGTGAAAGGTTTGTTTGCTTCACCAACGGTAGTGAACAACGTGGAATCTATCGCTTCTGTGCCCTGGATAGTGAACAACGGTGGTGCGGAGTATGCGAAGATCGGTATCGGTAGAAGTACAGGTACCAAACTGATCTCCGCCAGCGGTAACATCAACAACCCGGGCGTTTACGAGATTGAGCTGGGTGTTCCGGTTGAAGAATTCATTTATTCTGACGAATACTGTGGCGGTATCTGGAAAGGCAAGCAACTAAAGGCAGTAGTACCGGGTGGTTCTTCTGTTCCGATTCTGCCTGCTAATCTTATACTTAAAACTGCTGCCGGCGAAGATCGCCTGATGTCTTATGAGTCACTATCTGACGGTGGTTTTATAAGCGGTTCGATGCTGGGTTCTGGTGCATTTATAGTTTTTGATGAAGACCAGTGCATTGTGCGTAACACGTGGAACTATGCAAGATTCTATCACCATGAGTCTTGTGGCCAGTGTAGCCCATGCCGTGAAGGTACAGGCTGGATGGAAAAAGTATTACACCGCATCGAGTATGGCCACGGTCATCAGCAGGATATAGACCTGTTGGTAAGTGTAGCCAAGCAAATTGAAGGTAATACGATCTGTCCGCTTGGCGATGCAGCAGCATGGCCGGTAGCCAGTGCTATCCGTCATTTCCGTGAGGAGTTCGAGTGGCACATCAGGCATCCGAAAGAAGCAACTTTGCCGGGTGCTGTGTACAGAGGCCAGCTTGCAGAAATTACAGCTTAA
- a CDS encoding 2Fe-2S iron-sulfur cluster-binding protein — MAKITFDGIEVEVEDGTTILQAARKIGGSVVPPAMCYYTPLKGSGGKCRVCLVKVTQGSAKDPRPMPKLVASCITPVQDGMVVENTTNEDVLNARKGIVEMLLINHPLDCPICDQAGECNLQDLSYEHGVNATRYEEERRTFNKVDLGPYIQLHMSRCILCYRCVYTADQITPERVHGVLGRGDAAEIGTYIENVIDNEFSGNVIDVCPVGALTDKTWRFKNRVWFTKPLDAHRDCPTCSGKVTLWTRGEEVLRVTARKDQYSEVEEFICNTCRFDKKETKDWTIEGPRHIERSSVISANHYELPVLNVPIVPNLPSSTKKKLPQH; from the coding sequence ATGGCTAAAATAACATTCGATGGCATTGAGGTAGAGGTAGAAGATGGAACTACCATTCTTCAGGCTGCCAGAAAAATTGGGGGCAGTGTAGTGCCGCCTGCCATGTGTTACTATACTCCACTTAAAGGTAGTGGCGGTAAGTGCCGTGTGTGCCTTGTAAAAGTAACGCAGGGTTCTGCCAAAGATCCACGCCCTATGCCTAAACTGGTTGCTTCGTGTATTACGCCGGTACAGGATGGCATGGTGGTAGAAAATACGACTAACGAAGACGTACTGAACGCCCGTAAAGGCATCGTGGAAATGCTGTTGATCAACCACCCGCTGGATTGCCCTATCTGCGACCAGGCCGGTGAGTGTAACCTGCAGGACCTTTCTTACGAGCATGGTGTAAATGCTACGCGTTACGAAGAAGAGCGCCGTACTTTCAATAAAGTAGACTTAGGTCCTTACATCCAGCTGCACATGTCGCGTTGCATTCTGTGCTACCGTTGTGTGTATACTGCTGACCAGATTACTCCGGAGCGTGTGCATGGTGTATTAGGCCGTGGTGATGCTGCTGAGATCGGTACTTACATTGAGAACGTGATCGATAACGAATTCTCTGGTAACGTGATCGATGTGTGCCCTGTTGGTGCGCTTACAGACAAGACATGGCGCTTTAAAAACCGTGTTTGGTTTACGAAGCCGTTGGATGCACACCGCGATTGCCCTACCTGCTCAGGTAAAGTAACGCTTTGGACACGTGGCGAAGAAGTATTGCGTGTAACAGCCCGCAAAGATCAGTACAGCGAGGTAGAAGAGTTTATCTGTAACACCTGCCGTTTCGATAAGAAGGAAACCAAAGACTGGACAATTGAAGGCCCACGCCATATCGAGCGTAGCTCAGTTATCTCGGCTAACCATTACGAACTGCCGGTTCTGAACGTGCCAATTGTACCAAACTTACCAAGTTCTACTAAGAAAAAGCTGCCACAGCACTAA
- a CDS encoding NADH-quinone oxidoreductase subunit B — protein sequence MSDSNNTDIKMADAPEGYIGAGFFATSFEKVIGLARANSLWPLPFATSCCGIEFMATMGSHYDISRFGSERPSFSPRQADILLVMGTIAKKMGPVVKQVYEQMSEPRWVVAVGACASSGGIFDTYSVLQGIDRVVPVDVYVPGCPPRPEQILDGLMRVQDLAKNESLRRRNSPEYQALLESYNIK from the coding sequence ATGAGCGATTCTAATAATACAGATATAAAAATGGCAGATGCCCCGGAAGGTTATATCGGTGCGGGCTTTTTTGCAACATCCTTTGAAAAAGTAATTGGTCTGGCCCGTGCAAACTCGCTTTGGCCTTTGCCTTTTGCTACATCTTGCTGCGGTATCGAGTTTATGGCTACCATGGGCTCGCATTACGATATTTCACGTTTCGGTTCTGAACGACCTAGCTTCTCGCCTCGCCAGGCAGATATCCTGCTGGTAATGGGAACTATAGCTAAGAAAATGGGACCGGTTGTAAAGCAGGTGTATGAGCAGATGTCAGAGCCGCGCTGGGTAGTAGCTGTTGGTGCCTGTGCTTCGTCAGGTGGTATTTTCGATACTTACTCTGTGTTACAGGGTATCGACCGTGTAGTACCAGTTGATGTGTATGTACCTGGTTGCCCGCCACGTCCGGAGCAGATTTTGGATGGACTGATGCGTGTGCAGGATCTAGCTAAAAACGAATCACTTCGCCGCCGCAACTCTCCAGAATATCAGGCTCTTTTAGAATCTTACAATATTAAATAA
- the nuoD gene encoding NADH dehydrogenase (quinone) subunit D, translating into MATETKTVELDGLDQFRENLDLKLQDKHNENLTTLNLGPTHPATHGIFQNILQMDGEKIVDAVPTIGYIHRAFEKIAERRPFYQITPLTDRMNYCSSPINNMGYHMTVEKLLGIEIPKRAQYIRVIMMELARISDHLICNSILGVDSGAFTGFLYVMQEREHIYDIYEEVCGARLTTNMGRIGGMERDLSPKALYLIGEFLKRFPKVWAEFEKMLTRNRIFVDRTTDVGAISAERALSYGFTGPNLRAAGVDYDVRVMNPYSSYEDFDFEIPVGSKGDTYDRFLVRNAEVWESLKIIEQAYKNLPEGSYHADAPHYYLPPKQEVYRNMEALIYHFKIVMGEIDAPVGEVYHSVEGGNGELGFYLISDGGRTPYRLHFRRPCFIYYQAYTEMIKGGQLADAILTLSSLNVIAGELDA; encoded by the coding sequence ATGGCTACTGAAACTAAAACAGTTGAACTTGATGGATTAGACCAGTTCCGCGAGAACCTGGATCTGAAACTACAAGATAAACATAACGAGAACTTAACCACGCTGAACCTGGGGCCCACGCACCCGGCTACGCATGGTATTTTCCAGAACATCCTGCAGATGGATGGTGAGAAGATCGTGGACGCTGTGCCAACGATCGGATATATTCACCGTGCATTTGAGAAGATAGCAGAGCGTCGTCCGTTCTACCAGATCACGCCGCTTACCGACCGCATGAACTACTGCTCATCTCCTATCAATAACATGGGATATCACATGACGGTAGAAAAGCTGCTCGGTATAGAGATACCGAAGCGTGCGCAATACATCCGTGTGATCATGATGGAGCTGGCCCGTATTTCGGACCACCTGATCTGTAACTCTATCCTGGGTGTGGACTCTGGTGCGTTTACCGGCTTCCTGTACGTGATGCAGGAGCGTGAGCATATCTATGACATTTACGAAGAAGTTTGCGGTGCCCGCCTGACTACGAACATGGGTCGTATCGGTGGCATGGAACGCGACCTTTCTCCGAAGGCATTGTACCTGATCGGTGAGTTCCTGAAGCGCTTCCCTAAAGTATGGGCAGAGTTCGAGAAAATGCTTACCCGCAACCGTATCTTCGTTGACAGAACTACGGATGTTGGAGCTATCTCAGCAGAGCGTGCCTTGAGCTACGGCTTTACTGGTCCTAACCTGCGTGCTGCCGGTGTGGATTATGATGTTCGTGTAATGAACCCATACTCTTCTTATGAAGATTTCGATTTCGAAATTCCAGTAGGAAGCAAAGGCGATACTTACGACAGATTCCTGGTTCGTAACGCTGAAGTATGGGAAAGCTTAAAGATCATCGAGCAGGCGTACAAAAACCTGCCGGAAGGTTCTTACCACGCAGATGCGCCTCATTACTACTTACCTCCAAAGCAGGAAGTATACCGCAACATGGAAGCCCTGATCTATCACTTTAAAATTGTGATGGGTGAGATTGACGCTCCGGTTGGTGAAGTATACCATTCAGTAGAGGGTGGTAACGGTGAACTTGGCTTCTACCTGATATCTGATGGTGGCCGCACACCTTACCGTCTACACTTCCGTCGTCCTTGCTTTATTTATTACCAGGCTTATACTGAGATGATCAAAGGTGGTCAGCTGGCTGATGCTATCCTGACACTGAGTAGCCTGAACGTTATTGCCGGCGAGCTCGACGCTTAA